Proteins encoded together in one Sander lucioperca isolate FBNREF2018 chromosome 17, SLUC_FBN_1.2, whole genome shotgun sequence window:
- the c17h11orf68 gene encoding UPF0696 protein C11orf68 homolog, with protein sequence MEEEGPPAEGAVETPFNAETYAAEAMAADMDPWIVFDSRRTPRSEFDAWLESNWPSRVNRFGDEENGVSPVGWIAVLGLNHCPSTGDVTGLQESWEKLLASGRPVSFQTVKELALNHGVLTGKWLMHLDSGFKLDRAWECVARAALDGKISLAKVSPHNPKGEGKQVICVYNQNFTDESEVLRLDSIIRATGVKCPLTYKPDVYTYLGIYRNNRWKLGPTIYESKFDLESVPRRSHIINKVTNLEVT encoded by the coding sequence ATGGAGGAGGAAGGGCCCCCTGCAGAAGGCGCGGTGGAGACCCCCTTTAACGCAGAGACCTACGCCGCCGAGGCCATGGCTGCAGACATGGACCCCTGGATTGTGTTTGACTCGAGAAGAACTCCCAGATCCGAGTTCGATGCCTGGCTGGAGAGCAACTGGCCCTCACGAGTGAACAGATTCGGTGATGAGGAAAATGGTGTTAGCCCTGTGGGCTGGATCGCCGTGCTGGGCCTGAACCACTGCCCCAGCACTGGGGATGTTACGGGTCTCCAGGAGAGCTGGGAGAAACTGTTGGCCAGCGGCCGGCCTGTCAGCTTCCAGACAGTAAAGGAGCTGGCCCTGAACCACGGGGTGCTCACGGGCAAATGGCTGATGCACTTGGACTCTGGTTTCAAGTTGGACCGCGCCTGGGAGTGCGTTGCCAGAGCAGCCCTGGATGGCAAGATCTCCCTCGCTAAAGTCAGTCCCCATAATCCAAAGGGAGAGGGCAAGCAGGTCATCTGTGTCTACAACCAGAACTTCACTGACGAGAGCGAGGTTCTGAGGCTGGACTCCATCATCCGTGCCACAGGAGTCAAATGCCCTCTCACCTACAAGCCCGACGTGTACACATACCTGGGAATCTACCGAAACAACCGCTGGAAACTTGGTCCAACCATATATGAGAGCAAATTTGACCTGGAGTCTGTGCCCCGGCGTTCCCACATTATCAACAAAGTCACCAATCTTGAAGTAACTTAA
- the rela gene encoding transcription factor p65 isoform X2 has protein sequence MDGVYGWGLTPLNPVQAATPYIEIIEQPKQRGMRFRYKCEGRSAGSIPGEKSNDTTKTHPAIKVHNYSGPLRVRISLVTKNAPHKPHPHELVGKDCKHGYYEADLQERRIHSFQNLGIQCVKKKDVNEAITCRLQTNNNPFNIPEAKVWEEEFDLNSVRLCFQASITLPTGELFSLDPVVSQPIFDNRAPNTAELKICRVNRNSGSCKGGDEIFLLCDKVQKEDIEVRFFQDSWEGKGTFSQADVHRQVAIVFRTPPYRDTNLSEPVRVKMQLRRPSDREVSEPMDFQYLPADPDEYRLSEKRKRTGDMFQSLKLGPMLSSVSIPQDRRHISPARRTVTAKAPSQGAVLPPGASGAKGQPSYSYQPGQLFSVQPKMEASPSSSAAASNQTWRIMESLNLGSQPKATPVSNFTLSQAAPSCSSTAAPTANQDFSTVNLSDLHEFFPNMSSAMAQEPATSQGSTASSQPSSSFTMHGSQFRVDAALADDDIPEFPSFSEAQAPGALDNLNMDDFEDLLNPALMSESGNGSSMLAQASCQQAAPPSSSTAAHSVASHNTSDPAGIPGSTWMNYPNSIVNLLQNEGMIDMASNNNRQQPVVLDEFDELMSADEDRLISIFNSGSQAGFVSGHPT, from the exons ATGGACG GTGTGTATGGATGGGGCCTGACCCCACTCAACCCAG TCCAAGCTGCGACCCCCTACATAGAGATCATCGAGCAGCCCAAGCAGAGGGGGATGAGGTTTAGGTATAAGTGTGAGGGCCGTTCGGCTGGCAGCATCCCCGGAGAGAAGAGCAACGACACCACTAAGACCCACCCAGCTATCAAG GTGCACAACTACAGCGGCCCGCTGCGTGTTCGCATCTCGTTGGTGACGAAGAACGCGCCGCACAAGCCTCACCCCCACGAACTGGTTGGGAAAGACTGCAAACATGGCTACTACGAGGCGGACCTGCAGGAGAGACGGATACACAG TTTTCAGAACCTGGGCATACAGTGTGTCAAGAAGAAGGACGTGAATGAGGCCATCACTTGTAGGCTGCAGACCAATAACAACCCCTTCAACA TTCCCGAGGCGAAGGTGTGGGAGGAGGAGTTTGACCTGAACTCGGTTCGGCTTTGCTTCCAGGCCTCCATCACTCTGCCGACAGGGGAGCTGTTCTCACTGGACCCTGTGGTGTCGCAGCCCATCTTTGACAACA ggGCCCCAAACACAGCTGAGCTAAAGATCTGCCGAGTCAACCGCAACTCTGGAAGCTGCAAAGGAGGGGATGAAATCTTTCTGCTGTGTGACAAAGTGCAAAAAG AAGACATCGAGGTGCGTTTCTTCCAGGACTCCTGGGAGGGGAAGGGCACTTTCTCCCAGGCTGATGTCCACAGGCAGGTGGCCATTGTGTTCCGCACGCCGCCGTACCGCGACACTAACCTCTCCGAGCCAGTTAGAGTCAAGATGCAGCTCCGCCGGCCCTCTGACCGCGAGGTCAGCGAGCCAATGGACTTCCAGTACCTGCCCGCTGACCCAG ATGAATACAGGCTGAGTGAGAAGAGGAAGCGTACAGGGGACATGTTCCAGAGCCTGAAGCTGGGGCCCATGCTGTCTAGTG TGTCCATTCCACAAGATAGACGGCACATAAGCCCGGCAAGGAGAACAGTCACAGCCAAGGCTCCGTCCCAAGGTG CTGTGCTGCCCCCTGGTGCCAGTGGAGCAAAAGGCCAGCCTTCCTACTCCTATCAACCAGGCCAGCTCTTCTCAGTCCAGCCCAAGATGGAGGCCTCCCCCTCCAGCTCTGCTGCAGCCTCAAACCAAACATGGAGGATCATGGAGAGCCTGAACCTGGGCTCCCAGCCCAAAGCCACTCCAGTGTCCAACTTTACACTGAGCCAGGCAGCACCCTCCTGCTCTTCTACCGCCGCTCCCACCGCCAACCAAGACTTCTCCACCGTCAACCTGTCAGACCTTCATGAGTTCTTCCCCAACATGTCCTCAGCCATGGCCCAGGAGCCTGCAACTTCTCAGGGGAGCACGGCCTCCTCACAGCCCAGCAGCTCCTTCACCATGCACGGCTCTCAGTTCCGGGTGGACGCAGCACTCGCGGACGACGACATCCCAGAGTTCCCGAGCTTCTCCGAAGCCCAGGCCCCAGGCGCTCTGGACAACCTAAACATGGACGACTTTGAGGACCTTCTGAACCCCGCCCTCATGAGCGAGAGTGGAAACGGCAGCTCCATGTTGGCTCAGGCTTCGTGCCAACAGGCTGCCCCTCCCAGCTCTTCCACTGCGGCCCACAGCGTGGCATCCCACAACACTTCTGACCCCGCCGGCATCCCAGGAAGCACCTGGATGAATTACCCCAACAGCATCGTCAACTTGCTCCAGAACGAGGGCATGATCGACATGGCGTCCAACAACAACAGACAGCAGCCCGTCGTGCTGGACGAGTTTGATGAGTTGATGTCCGCTGACGAGGATCGTCTAATTTCCATTTTTAACAGTGGAAGCCAAGCTGGGTTTGTGTCGGGACACCCGACTTAA
- the rela gene encoding transcription factor p65 isoform X3, protein MDGVYGWGLTPLNPVQAATPYIEIIEQPKQRGMRFRYKCEGRSAGSIPGEKSNDTTKTHPAIKVHNYSGPLRVRISLVTKNAPHKPHPHELVGKDCKHGYYEADLQERRIHSFQNLGIQCVKKKDVNEAITCRLQTNNNPFNIPEAKVWEEEFDLNSVRLCFQASITLPTGELFSLDPVVSQPIFDNRAPNTAELKICRVNRNSGSCKGGDEIFLLCDKVQKEDIEVRFFQDSWEGKGTFSQADVHRQVAIVFRTPPYRDTNLSEPVRVKMQLRRPSDREVSEPMDFQYLPADPDEYRLSEKRKRTGDMFQSLKLGPMLSSVSIPQDRRHISPARRTVTAKAPSQAPVLPPGASGAKGQPSYSYQPGQLFSVQPKMEASPSSSAAASNQTWRIMESLNLGSQPKATPVSNFTLSQAAPSCSSTAAPTANQDFSTVNLSDLHEFFPNMSSAMAQEPATSQGSTASSQPSSSFTMHGSQFRVDAALADDDIPEFPSFSEAQAPGALDNLNMDDFEDLLNPALMSESGNGSSMLAQASCQQAAPPSSSTAAHSVASHNTSDPAGIPGSTWMNYPNSIVNLLQNEGMIDMASNNNRQQPVVLDEFDELMSADEDRLISIFNSGSQAGFVSGHPT, encoded by the exons ATGGACG GTGTGTATGGATGGGGCCTGACCCCACTCAACCCAG TCCAAGCTGCGACCCCCTACATAGAGATCATCGAGCAGCCCAAGCAGAGGGGGATGAGGTTTAGGTATAAGTGTGAGGGCCGTTCGGCTGGCAGCATCCCCGGAGAGAAGAGCAACGACACCACTAAGACCCACCCAGCTATCAAG GTGCACAACTACAGCGGCCCGCTGCGTGTTCGCATCTCGTTGGTGACGAAGAACGCGCCGCACAAGCCTCACCCCCACGAACTGGTTGGGAAAGACTGCAAACATGGCTACTACGAGGCGGACCTGCAGGAGAGACGGATACACAG TTTTCAGAACCTGGGCATACAGTGTGTCAAGAAGAAGGACGTGAATGAGGCCATCACTTGTAGGCTGCAGACCAATAACAACCCCTTCAACA TTCCCGAGGCGAAGGTGTGGGAGGAGGAGTTTGACCTGAACTCGGTTCGGCTTTGCTTCCAGGCCTCCATCACTCTGCCGACAGGGGAGCTGTTCTCACTGGACCCTGTGGTGTCGCAGCCCATCTTTGACAACA ggGCCCCAAACACAGCTGAGCTAAAGATCTGCCGAGTCAACCGCAACTCTGGAAGCTGCAAAGGAGGGGATGAAATCTTTCTGCTGTGTGACAAAGTGCAAAAAG AAGACATCGAGGTGCGTTTCTTCCAGGACTCCTGGGAGGGGAAGGGCACTTTCTCCCAGGCTGATGTCCACAGGCAGGTGGCCATTGTGTTCCGCACGCCGCCGTACCGCGACACTAACCTCTCCGAGCCAGTTAGAGTCAAGATGCAGCTCCGCCGGCCCTCTGACCGCGAGGTCAGCGAGCCAATGGACTTCCAGTACCTGCCCGCTGACCCAG ATGAATACAGGCTGAGTGAGAAGAGGAAGCGTACAGGGGACATGTTCCAGAGCCTGAAGCTGGGGCCCATGCTGTCTAGTG TGTCCATTCCACAAGATAGACGGCACATAAGCCCGGCAAGGAGAACAGTCACAGCCAAGGCTCCGTCCCAAG cacCTGTGCTGCCCCCTGGTGCCAGTGGAGCAAAAGGCCAGCCTTCCTACTCCTATCAACCAGGCCAGCTCTTCTCAGTCCAGCCCAAGATGGAGGCCTCCCCCTCCAGCTCTGCTGCAGCCTCAAACCAAACATGGAGGATCATGGAGAGCCTGAACCTGGGCTCCCAGCCCAAAGCCACTCCAGTGTCCAACTTTACACTGAGCCAGGCAGCACCCTCCTGCTCTTCTACCGCCGCTCCCACCGCCAACCAAGACTTCTCCACCGTCAACCTGTCAGACCTTCATGAGTTCTTCCCCAACATGTCCTCAGCCATGGCCCAGGAGCCTGCAACTTCTCAGGGGAGCACGGCCTCCTCACAGCCCAGCAGCTCCTTCACCATGCACGGCTCTCAGTTCCGGGTGGACGCAGCACTCGCGGACGACGACATCCCAGAGTTCCCGAGCTTCTCCGAAGCCCAGGCCCCAGGCGCTCTGGACAACCTAAACATGGACGACTTTGAGGACCTTCTGAACCCCGCCCTCATGAGCGAGAGTGGAAACGGCAGCTCCATGTTGGCTCAGGCTTCGTGCCAACAGGCTGCCCCTCCCAGCTCTTCCACTGCGGCCCACAGCGTGGCATCCCACAACACTTCTGACCCCGCCGGCATCCCAGGAAGCACCTGGATGAATTACCCCAACAGCATCGTCAACTTGCTCCAGAACGAGGGCATGATCGACATGGCGTCCAACAACAACAGACAGCAGCCCGTCGTGCTGGACGAGTTTGATGAGTTGATGTCCGCTGACGAGGATCGTCTAATTTCCATTTTTAACAGTGGAAGCCAAGCTGGGTTTGTGTCGGGACACCCGACTTAA
- the rela gene encoding transcription factor p65 isoform X4, producing MDGVYGWGLTPLNPVQAATPYIEIIEQPKQRGMRFRYKCEGRSAGSIPGEKSNDTTKTHPAIKVHNYSGPLRVRISLVTKNAPHKPHPHELVGKDCKHGYYEADLQERRIHSFQNLGIQCVKKKDVNEAITCRLQTNNNPFNIPEAKVWEEEFDLNSVRLCFQASITLPTGELFSLDPVVSQPIFDNRAPNTAELKICRVNRNSGSCKGGDEIFLLCDKVQKEDIEVRFFQDSWEGKGTFSQADVHRQVAIVFRTPPYRDTNLSEPVRVKMQLRRPSDREVSEPMDFQYLPADPDEYRLSEKRKRTGDMFQSLKLGPMLSSVSIPQDRRHISPARRTVTAKAPSQAVLPPGASGAKGQPSYSYQPGQLFSVQPKMEASPSSSAAASNQTWRIMESLNLGSQPKATPVSNFTLSQAAPSCSSTAAPTANQDFSTVNLSDLHEFFPNMSSAMAQEPATSQGSTASSQPSSSFTMHGSQFRVDAALADDDIPEFPSFSEAQAPGALDNLNMDDFEDLLNPALMSESGNGSSMLAQASCQQAAPPSSSTAAHSVASHNTSDPAGIPGSTWMNYPNSIVNLLQNEGMIDMASNNNRQQPVVLDEFDELMSADEDRLISIFNSGSQAGFVSGHPT from the exons ATGGACG GTGTGTATGGATGGGGCCTGACCCCACTCAACCCAG TCCAAGCTGCGACCCCCTACATAGAGATCATCGAGCAGCCCAAGCAGAGGGGGATGAGGTTTAGGTATAAGTGTGAGGGCCGTTCGGCTGGCAGCATCCCCGGAGAGAAGAGCAACGACACCACTAAGACCCACCCAGCTATCAAG GTGCACAACTACAGCGGCCCGCTGCGTGTTCGCATCTCGTTGGTGACGAAGAACGCGCCGCACAAGCCTCACCCCCACGAACTGGTTGGGAAAGACTGCAAACATGGCTACTACGAGGCGGACCTGCAGGAGAGACGGATACACAG TTTTCAGAACCTGGGCATACAGTGTGTCAAGAAGAAGGACGTGAATGAGGCCATCACTTGTAGGCTGCAGACCAATAACAACCCCTTCAACA TTCCCGAGGCGAAGGTGTGGGAGGAGGAGTTTGACCTGAACTCGGTTCGGCTTTGCTTCCAGGCCTCCATCACTCTGCCGACAGGGGAGCTGTTCTCACTGGACCCTGTGGTGTCGCAGCCCATCTTTGACAACA ggGCCCCAAACACAGCTGAGCTAAAGATCTGCCGAGTCAACCGCAACTCTGGAAGCTGCAAAGGAGGGGATGAAATCTTTCTGCTGTGTGACAAAGTGCAAAAAG AAGACATCGAGGTGCGTTTCTTCCAGGACTCCTGGGAGGGGAAGGGCACTTTCTCCCAGGCTGATGTCCACAGGCAGGTGGCCATTGTGTTCCGCACGCCGCCGTACCGCGACACTAACCTCTCCGAGCCAGTTAGAGTCAAGATGCAGCTCCGCCGGCCCTCTGACCGCGAGGTCAGCGAGCCAATGGACTTCCAGTACCTGCCCGCTGACCCAG ATGAATACAGGCTGAGTGAGAAGAGGAAGCGTACAGGGGACATGTTCCAGAGCCTGAAGCTGGGGCCCATGCTGTCTAGTG TGTCCATTCCACAAGATAGACGGCACATAAGCCCGGCAAGGAGAACAGTCACAGCCAAGGCTCCGTCCCAAG CTGTGCTGCCCCCTGGTGCCAGTGGAGCAAAAGGCCAGCCTTCCTACTCCTATCAACCAGGCCAGCTCTTCTCAGTCCAGCCCAAGATGGAGGCCTCCCCCTCCAGCTCTGCTGCAGCCTCAAACCAAACATGGAGGATCATGGAGAGCCTGAACCTGGGCTCCCAGCCCAAAGCCACTCCAGTGTCCAACTTTACACTGAGCCAGGCAGCACCCTCCTGCTCTTCTACCGCCGCTCCCACCGCCAACCAAGACTTCTCCACCGTCAACCTGTCAGACCTTCATGAGTTCTTCCCCAACATGTCCTCAGCCATGGCCCAGGAGCCTGCAACTTCTCAGGGGAGCACGGCCTCCTCACAGCCCAGCAGCTCCTTCACCATGCACGGCTCTCAGTTCCGGGTGGACGCAGCACTCGCGGACGACGACATCCCAGAGTTCCCGAGCTTCTCCGAAGCCCAGGCCCCAGGCGCTCTGGACAACCTAAACATGGACGACTTTGAGGACCTTCTGAACCCCGCCCTCATGAGCGAGAGTGGAAACGGCAGCTCCATGTTGGCTCAGGCTTCGTGCCAACAGGCTGCCCCTCCCAGCTCTTCCACTGCGGCCCACAGCGTGGCATCCCACAACACTTCTGACCCCGCCGGCATCCCAGGAAGCACCTGGATGAATTACCCCAACAGCATCGTCAACTTGCTCCAGAACGAGGGCATGATCGACATGGCGTCCAACAACAACAGACAGCAGCCCGTCGTGCTGGACGAGTTTGATGAGTTGATGTCCGCTGACGAGGATCGTCTAATTTCCATTTTTAACAGTGGAAGCCAAGCTGGGTTTGTGTCGGGACACCCGACTTAA
- the rela gene encoding transcription factor p65 isoform X1 — translation MDGVYGWGLTPLNPVQAATPYIEIIEQPKQRGMRFRYKCEGRSAGSIPGEKSNDTTKTHPAIKVHNYSGPLRVRISLVTKNAPHKPHPHELVGKDCKHGYYEADLQERRIHSFQNLGIQCVKKKDVNEAITCRLQTNNNPFNIPEAKVWEEEFDLNSVRLCFQASITLPTGELFSLDPVVSQPIFDNRAPNTAELKICRVNRNSGSCKGGDEIFLLCDKVQKEDIEVRFFQDSWEGKGTFSQADVHRQVAIVFRTPPYRDTNLSEPVRVKMQLRRPSDREVSEPMDFQYLPADPDEYRLSEKRKRTGDMFQSLKLGPMLSSVSIPQDRRHISPARRTVTAKAPSQGAPVLPPGASGAKGQPSYSYQPGQLFSVQPKMEASPSSSAAASNQTWRIMESLNLGSQPKATPVSNFTLSQAAPSCSSTAAPTANQDFSTVNLSDLHEFFPNMSSAMAQEPATSQGSTASSQPSSSFTMHGSQFRVDAALADDDIPEFPSFSEAQAPGALDNLNMDDFEDLLNPALMSESGNGSSMLAQASCQQAAPPSSSTAAHSVASHNTSDPAGIPGSTWMNYPNSIVNLLQNEGMIDMASNNNRQQPVVLDEFDELMSADEDRLISIFNSGSQAGFVSGHPT, via the exons ATGGACG GTGTGTATGGATGGGGCCTGACCCCACTCAACCCAG TCCAAGCTGCGACCCCCTACATAGAGATCATCGAGCAGCCCAAGCAGAGGGGGATGAGGTTTAGGTATAAGTGTGAGGGCCGTTCGGCTGGCAGCATCCCCGGAGAGAAGAGCAACGACACCACTAAGACCCACCCAGCTATCAAG GTGCACAACTACAGCGGCCCGCTGCGTGTTCGCATCTCGTTGGTGACGAAGAACGCGCCGCACAAGCCTCACCCCCACGAACTGGTTGGGAAAGACTGCAAACATGGCTACTACGAGGCGGACCTGCAGGAGAGACGGATACACAG TTTTCAGAACCTGGGCATACAGTGTGTCAAGAAGAAGGACGTGAATGAGGCCATCACTTGTAGGCTGCAGACCAATAACAACCCCTTCAACA TTCCCGAGGCGAAGGTGTGGGAGGAGGAGTTTGACCTGAACTCGGTTCGGCTTTGCTTCCAGGCCTCCATCACTCTGCCGACAGGGGAGCTGTTCTCACTGGACCCTGTGGTGTCGCAGCCCATCTTTGACAACA ggGCCCCAAACACAGCTGAGCTAAAGATCTGCCGAGTCAACCGCAACTCTGGAAGCTGCAAAGGAGGGGATGAAATCTTTCTGCTGTGTGACAAAGTGCAAAAAG AAGACATCGAGGTGCGTTTCTTCCAGGACTCCTGGGAGGGGAAGGGCACTTTCTCCCAGGCTGATGTCCACAGGCAGGTGGCCATTGTGTTCCGCACGCCGCCGTACCGCGACACTAACCTCTCCGAGCCAGTTAGAGTCAAGATGCAGCTCCGCCGGCCCTCTGACCGCGAGGTCAGCGAGCCAATGGACTTCCAGTACCTGCCCGCTGACCCAG ATGAATACAGGCTGAGTGAGAAGAGGAAGCGTACAGGGGACATGTTCCAGAGCCTGAAGCTGGGGCCCATGCTGTCTAGTG TGTCCATTCCACAAGATAGACGGCACATAAGCCCGGCAAGGAGAACAGTCACAGCCAAGGCTCCGTCCCAAGGTG cacCTGTGCTGCCCCCTGGTGCCAGTGGAGCAAAAGGCCAGCCTTCCTACTCCTATCAACCAGGCCAGCTCTTCTCAGTCCAGCCCAAGATGGAGGCCTCCCCCTCCAGCTCTGCTGCAGCCTCAAACCAAACATGGAGGATCATGGAGAGCCTGAACCTGGGCTCCCAGCCCAAAGCCACTCCAGTGTCCAACTTTACACTGAGCCAGGCAGCACCCTCCTGCTCTTCTACCGCCGCTCCCACCGCCAACCAAGACTTCTCCACCGTCAACCTGTCAGACCTTCATGAGTTCTTCCCCAACATGTCCTCAGCCATGGCCCAGGAGCCTGCAACTTCTCAGGGGAGCACGGCCTCCTCACAGCCCAGCAGCTCCTTCACCATGCACGGCTCTCAGTTCCGGGTGGACGCAGCACTCGCGGACGACGACATCCCAGAGTTCCCGAGCTTCTCCGAAGCCCAGGCCCCAGGCGCTCTGGACAACCTAAACATGGACGACTTTGAGGACCTTCTGAACCCCGCCCTCATGAGCGAGAGTGGAAACGGCAGCTCCATGTTGGCTCAGGCTTCGTGCCAACAGGCTGCCCCTCCCAGCTCTTCCACTGCGGCCCACAGCGTGGCATCCCACAACACTTCTGACCCCGCCGGCATCCCAGGAAGCACCTGGATGAATTACCCCAACAGCATCGTCAACTTGCTCCAGAACGAGGGCATGATCGACATGGCGTCCAACAACAACAGACAGCAGCCCGTCGTGCTGGACGAGTTTGATGAGTTGATGTCCGCTGACGAGGATCGTCTAATTTCCATTTTTAACAGTGGAAGCCAAGCTGGGTTTGTGTCGGGACACCCGACTTAA